One stretch of Schlesneria sp. DSM 10557 DNA includes these proteins:
- a CDS encoding fatty acyl-AMP ligase: MRSIYSCLVDTAVRQPDKPLYVFPETRWNSAASLTYSLLAERAAGAARAISSQTHPGDRALLLFPTGTEFCEAFLGCVACGVVPVPLRIPNLRRNAGSLDEICHDCAPTLMLADDGTARLWRTDQQLSPALAPLPVMTANEWRGAPSEFPTFTCAPHDTVFLQYTSGSTARPKGVQITHANLLANMTMIRDQMQVRTGEDSSVTWLPHYHDMGLVGSYLTTIFTNLTCTCLPPEEFAFRPASWLQAIAAQRANICGGPDFGYRLCVEKISDEEMSGLDLSSWRVAFVGAERIREETLRLFASRFSPWGFGESSFFPCYGLGEATLMATGGPAGNGVIVRAVSKRGLAENRIEPAPSRDDELQIVGSGATFASSTVSIRDPETGTPLAEGSIGEIHLCSESVTPGYFQRDDLTPSLFRDVSENGEQRRFLRTGDLGFLSDQYLFVTGRLKELIIVRGRNLYPEDVEHVVQSAHPSLQPRGTVAFSVDQNGLEALVIASELKRTAREPESFEEILGAIRSAVALSFGISPAEIVLLRQASVPRTSSGKPRRLMVRESYLKGTLEMIPSTQASAES, from the coding sequence ATGCGATCAATCTACTCATGCCTGGTGGATACGGCCGTTAGACAGCCTGATAAGCCGTTGTACGTGTTCCCTGAGACCCGGTGGAACTCGGCAGCCTCGCTGACTTACTCGCTGCTGGCAGAACGGGCCGCTGGCGCCGCCAGAGCCATCTCCTCTCAGACTCATCCCGGTGATCGTGCGCTGTTGTTGTTTCCCACGGGGACGGAATTCTGCGAAGCGTTTCTCGGCTGCGTCGCCTGTGGCGTGGTTCCCGTGCCGCTCAGAATTCCCAATTTGCGCCGCAATGCGGGATCACTCGACGAAATCTGTCACGATTGCGCACCGACGCTGATGCTCGCGGACGACGGGACAGCCAGGTTATGGCGAACCGACCAGCAACTCTCCCCCGCGCTCGCGCCGCTGCCCGTGATGACCGCGAATGAATGGCGTGGCGCGCCGAGCGAGTTTCCGACGTTTACCTGCGCTCCACACGACACTGTCTTCCTGCAATATACATCGGGGTCGACGGCGAGACCCAAAGGGGTGCAGATCACTCACGCGAATCTCCTCGCCAATATGACTATGATTCGGGACCAGATGCAGGTTCGAACGGGTGAGGATTCGTCGGTGACCTGGCTGCCGCATTACCACGATATGGGGTTGGTCGGGAGCTATCTCACCACCATCTTCACGAATCTGACTTGCACCTGTCTGCCCCCTGAGGAATTTGCGTTCCGTCCAGCGAGCTGGCTGCAGGCCATCGCGGCGCAGCGGGCCAATATCTGTGGCGGCCCCGACTTCGGTTACCGACTTTGCGTTGAAAAGATAAGCGATGAAGAAATGTCGGGCCTCGACCTCTCCTCGTGGCGGGTAGCGTTTGTGGGAGCCGAACGGATCCGCGAGGAGACATTACGCCTGTTCGCCAGCCGTTTCTCTCCCTGGGGCTTCGGCGAAAGCTCTTTCTTTCCCTGTTATGGACTGGGCGAAGCAACGCTGATGGCCACCGGCGGGCCTGCAGGCAATGGGGTGATTGTCCGCGCGGTCAGCAAGCGGGGCCTGGCAGAGAATCGGATTGAACCGGCCCCTAGTCGCGACGACGAATTACAGATTGTTGGCAGCGGCGCGACCTTCGCCAGCTCAACCGTTTCGATACGAGATCCTGAAACAGGAACGCCATTGGCCGAGGGGTCGATTGGCGAAATTCATCTCTGCAGTGAATCCGTCACCCCCGGCTACTTCCAGAGAGACGATCTGACTCCCTCCCTTTTTCGCGATGTCAGCGAGAATGGAGAACAGCGCAGGTTCCTCAGGACCGGCGATCTGGGATTCCTTTCCGATCAGTATCTCTTCGTGACGGGACGGCTGAAGGAACTGATTATTGTCCGAGGAAGAAACCTTTATCCGGAAGACGTTGAACACGTGGTCCAGTCGGCTCACCCGTCGCTACAGCCGCGTGGAACCGTCGCCTTCTCGGTGGACCAGAATGGTCTCGAAGCATTGGTCATTGCGAGTGAGCTGAAACGAACGGCGAGGGAGCCCGAATCATTCGAAGAGATACTGGGCGCAATCCGATCTGCGGTAGCACTCTCTTTTGGGATCAGTCCTGCAGAAATTGTGTTGCTCCGGCAAGCTTCGGTGCCACGGACGAGTAGTGGCAAACCCCGGCGATTGATGGTGCGGGAGAGCTATCTCAAGGGAA